CGTGGTGTAGAGGGAGAAGGTCAGGTTGGCGGCGTTCAGCAGGACGTAGTCCCGGCTGTAGAGGGGGGTCGGGGTGGACATGGGAGCGGAAATAGTATCACACGGAAACGGGGCTTCCCCCTGCCGCCGCTTTCGAAGAGAATGGCGGTATGCGCAAGCCCCTTCGACTCGCCCTGGCCCAGATCAACACCACCGTCGGCGACATCCCGGGGAACGCCCGGAAGATCCTGGCGTGGTGCGCGCGTGCGCGGGAGGCGGGGGCGGATCTCGTCGTCTTCCCCGAGATGGCGATCCCCGGCTACCCGCCGGAGGATCTGCTGCTGCGGACGTCGTTCGTCGACCGGAACCTGGAGGCGTGGGGTGAAGTCGCGCGGGGAGTCCCGGGAATCACGGCGGTCGTCGGGTTCGTGGACCGGGACGAGCGGGGGAGGGCGTACAACGCGGCCGGGATCGCCGCGGGCGGCCGCGCGCGCGGCGTCTACCGGAAGATGCACCTTCCCAACTACGGCGTCTTCGACGAGTTGCGTTACTTCCGGCGGGGGGAGGCGCCGATGGTGTTCCCCGTCGGGAGGAAGCGGGTGGGGATCACCGTGTGCGAGGACGTCTGGGTGCGCGGCGGCCCGGTGGCGCGCCTGGCCCGGGACGGCGCGGGGCTGATCCTCAACATCTCCGCCTCGCCGTACCACGCCGGGAAGTGGGAGGTTCGGCGCGACCTGCTGGCGGGGCACGCGCGGCGCAACCGCCTGCCGGTGGCGTACTGCAACCTCGTCGGGGGGCAGGACGAGCTGGTGTTCGACGGCGGGAGCATGGTGATCGGCCCGTCGGGCGAGGTGATCGCGCGCGCGGCGATGTTCTCCGAGGAGCTGCTCCTGTGCGACGTCGGCGGACCGTCTCCGGGCGGCCCGGTGGCGGCGATCCCGACGCTGGAGGAGGAGATCTTCCGGGCGCTCGTGGCCGGCACCCGGGACTACGTCGAGAAGAACCGGTTTCCCGGAACGATCGTCGGGCTATCGGGCGGTATCGACTCCTCCATCGTCGCGGTGGTGGCGGCGGAAGCGCTGGGACCGTCCCGGGTTCTCGGCGTCACCCTGTCGTCGCCGTACACGTCGCGGGAGAGCGTGGAGGACGCGCACGCGCTGGCCCGGAACCTCGGGATCCGGTGCCTCGACCTGTCGATCGCGGAGGCGTTCGCCGCCCTCACCGGGACGCTGGCGGAGACGTTCGCGGGACGCGCGGCGGACACCACGGAGGAGAACCTGCAGGCCCGCGTCCGCGGCACGATCCTGATGGCGCTCTCGAACAAG
Above is a genomic segment from Deltaproteobacteria bacterium containing:
- a CDS encoding NAD+ synthase; the encoded protein is MRKPLRLALAQINTTVGDIPGNARKILAWCARAREAGADLVVFPEMAIPGYPPEDLLLRTSFVDRNLEAWGEVARGVPGITAVVGFVDRDERGRAYNAAGIAAGGRARGVYRKMHLPNYGVFDELRYFRRGEAPMVFPVGRKRVGITVCEDVWVRGGPVARLARDGAGLILNISASPYHAGKWEVRRDLLAGHARRNRLPVAYCNLVGGQDELVFDGGSMVIGPSGEVIARAAMFSEELLLCDVGGPSPGGPVAAIPTLEEEIFRALVAGTRDYVEKNRFPGTIVGLSGGIDSSIVAVVAAEALGPSRVLGVTLSSPYTSRESVEDAHALARNLGIRCLDLSIAEAFAALTGTLAETFAGRAADTTEENLQARVRGTILMALSNKFGSLVLTTGNKSEMSVGYATLYGDMAGGFAVIKDLFKTMVYRVSRWYNIRCGRAVIPERVLSKPPSAELRPGQKDSDSLPEYDLLDPILAMYVEKDKSVAEIVSAGYPEDAVRRVVKLVDGSEYKRRQAPPGVKITPRALGKDRRMPITNRSNG